Genomic segment of Murdochiella vaginalis:
CGGATTCTTTTAAGCTGGACTCCGGAAATACGACAACCGTGCAGAAATATTCGGATCTCTACCGAATTGTGGAAGGTGCAGAGTATATATATTTGCTACTGGAAAAGAATCATGCGCTTCCGGTTCCGCGCGATCATGGAGAGCGCGACACACTGCTTTTGCGCCAGAGGAAGCAACAGGATAAAAATAAAATTGCACCGATCCTTTGCCGGTTTTCTGTACTCAGCGGAATTCTAACGGCATTTTTCGGAATGACTGCGGGACGTCTTCCGAATCAATGGCTGCTGCAGACCTGGGCCTTTGCACTCTGCGCGGCGATGCCGGTTGTCTGGATGATCACGACCGTTCTGACCGGTATTTCCTGGAATCGGTATTCGATTCCTTCTGTACGGAAGAAAGGCGGGAGAATCGCACTTCGCGTTCTTAGCGTTCTGCTTTGTAGCTTTGCTATTCTGGCCCTTGGATTTTGGGACTTTCTATTTCTGCTTTTCCGCTATCCGGTGAAACAAAATGCGAATGGAACCTACACCGAGCACGTGGATGATTCGTATTCGTCTTTTGAATATTATCTCTATGAGCCCGAAGGGCCATTTTTCTTGCGCTTTCTTCGCCCCATGACCGATGCAAAAGACACGGATCCGAACCTTAGTGAATCTGCATGGTATCAACGACTGCGCAGTGACAATCGCAAAGAGACTGAGGCAGATGCGGCAGAACCGGCGGATGGGGGAACTTCGGAAAATCCGGCAAGCGATAATAATTCGGACGCACAGCATTCCACAAACGCGGATTCCGAAGCGGAGAAGATCCGCAACGGAGCGTTGAAGATCTTTGATGCGTACTTTGCAGCAAAAGGCTCTACCTTCCGGGAGAACTATACGGCCAAAGGAAACGCGTACTTTATTCTGCAGGAAAGCGATGCAGCCATTACGTATTTGCAGTATGACCGGGATTCGCAGAATGGAAGCTGTGGTCTCTATGTCCTATGGAAGGCTTCCAAAACGGCAGAGGGAAGCTGGTCTCCCACTGATGCGCAGATGCAGAACACCTATGCCTAT
This window contains:
- a CDS encoding YcxB family protein is translated as MSESLTKEKQDRIPKDRISPDGENPLYCASYIQTWENYRRMNEELYRQKVRQLAASLFAILTVVGTAFMLAEKLRLFGWISYGVALLFLVAIPLVWRHQLRTQFLSAHIERDKAWAYAFYTDSFKLDSGNTTTVQKYSDLYRIVEGAEYIYLLLEKNHALPVPRDHGERDTLLLRQRKQQDKNKIAPILCRFSVLSGILTAFFGMTAGRLPNQWLLQTWAFALCAAMPVVWMITTVLTGISWNRYSIPSVRKKGGRIALRVLSVLLCSFAILALGFWDFLFLLFRYPVKQNANGTYTEHVDDSYSSFEYYLYEPEGPFFLRFLRPMTDAKDTDPNLSESAWYQRLRSDNRKETEADAAEPADGGTSENPASDNNSDAQHSTNADSEAEKIRNGALKIFDAYFAAKGSTFRENYTAKGNAYFILQESDAAITYLQYDRDSQNGSCGLYVLWKASKTAEGSWSPTDAQMQNTYAYEYRTGALAESGKTNWSDTGSEEYQKLTGEL